One region of Nothobranchius furzeri strain GRZ-AD chromosome 16, NfurGRZ-RIMD1, whole genome shotgun sequence genomic DNA includes:
- the tekt3 gene encoding tektin-3: MELFGSTLSATYTRPKTSHFLPAISTMASSYRNTQPALIMNPSANLWRTNSYYKSSIAPPLTSSTQRDHFDLVRAKTALYPSNRSALMTRYTPDDWYKSNHSNYRESESSRKSAERLRKDTIRLMQDREQLTRRTQENTSKNIAERVNDINFWKSELNHEIDNMVTEIGALTEVKRRLERALAETEGPLQVSQECLYHREKRMSIDLVHDDVEKDLIKEVEVIKSCQERMRRHQDRAIAQLASNRAALHELEKDLSDKVTAQRIDDRCHHLRNTSDGIGYYRGIDRLDHSVSLPDSWSKFTDDNILLSQSERAASHKLRDEIEILLNTTSHEMWNQFNSVNVAFTSRVSETADAKSNLQSHLAKTLQEIFQTEMLIESLKKALRDKESPLKVAQTRLEERTRRPNVELCRDNPHHRLVSEVREIEDTIHKLQERLMEAENTLQNLVKTKVALEHDLSIKANSLFLDQEKCMSIRKVFPSMPRLVGYT, encoded by the exons ATGGAGCTTTTTGGATCTACTCTGTCAGCCACGTATACTCGGCCAAAAACCAGCCACTTCCTCCCTGCCATCTCCACTATGGCATCCAGCTATCGCAACACTCAGCCAGCCTTGATAATGAATCCCAGTGCCAATCTGTGGAGAACCAACAGCTATTACAAGAGCAGCATCGCTCCCCCCTTGACCTCATCTACACAACGTGACCATTTCGATCTAGTTCGAGCCAAGACTGCATTGTACCCTTCCAACAGGAGTGCACTAATGACCCGGTACACTCCAGATGACTGGTACAAGTCCAACCACAGCAATTACCGGGAGTCAGAGTCCTCCAGGAAAAGTGCAGAACGACTGAGGAAAGATACCATTAGGCTGATGCAAGATAGAGAGCAGCTCACCAGACGGACACAGGAAAATACCAGCAAGAACATTGCAGAGAGGGTCAATGACATAAATTTTTGGAAGTCTGAGCTGAATCATGAAATTGACAATATGGTGACAGAGATAGGAGCACTCACTGAGGTCAAGAGGAGGCTGGAGAGAGCCTTAGCTGAGACTGAGGGACCCCTTCAG GTGTCTCAAGAGTGTTTGTACCACAGAGAGAAGAGGATGTCCATCGATCTGGTGCACGATGATGTAGAGAAAGACTTAATAAAG GAAGTAGAAGTTATAAAGTCATGTCAGGAGAGGATGAGGCGCCATCAAGACAGAGCCATTGCACAGCTGGC GTCAAACCGAGCAGCGCTGCACGAGCTGGAAAAAGACTTGAGTGACAAAGTGACAGCTCAGAGGATCGATGACAGGTGTCACCATTTGAGGAACACATCAGACGGGATTGGCTATTACAGGGGGATTGACAGGCTAGACCATTC AGTTTCTCTGCCAGACTCGTGGTCCAAGTTCACAGATGACAACATCCTGCTCTCCCAGAGCGAGCGAGCAGCCTCCCACAAGCTCAGGGATGAGATTGAAATCCTCCTGAACACCACATCCCATGAAATGTGGAACCAGTTCAACAGCGTCAATGTTGCTTTCACCAGCCGTGTGTCTGAAACTGCTGACGCCAAGAGCAACCTGCAGTCCCACCTGGCCAAG ACTCTGCAGGAGATCTTCCAGACAGAGATGCTGATTGAGTCTCTGAAAAAGGCCTTAAGGGATAAGGAGAGTCCACTAAAAGTGGCCCAAACCCGACTGGAGGAGAGAACACGCCGACCTAATGTAGAGCTCTGCAGGGACAACCCACACCACAG ACTTGTGAGTGAAGTGAGAGAGATCGAGGACACCATCCACAAGCTCCAAGAGAGGCTGATGGAGGCAGAAAACACTCTGCAGAATCTGGTGAAGACTAAAGTAGCCCTGGAGCATGACCTATCCATTAAGGCCAACTCACTTTTCCTGGATCAGGAGAAGTGCATGAGCATCCGTAAAGTATTTCCCAGCATGCCCCGTCTGGTGGGCTACACTTAA